The genomic window AGGTCTGCAGTTCTTGTTAACTGAAATAACTGCAAACTTCCGGCTCCGGCTGGCTCAAAAGTGCCTAGTTTTTAGCCTATGCACGGCAATCCTTAGCATCTCTTTAGCAACTAACTATTCTTGGAACAATCGCCGCAACTATTACGTCGCTGAGGATTACGTTCGCAATATTTTATCGACAATTGCACCCTCCGGCATGATTATCAGCACTGATTGGCAGGTATACTCTCCTATGCTCTACTTTCAAGAAATTGAAAAACTGCGAGAGGATGTTGTTGTAATTGATATTAATCAGCTTCGGCGCTCGTGGTATTTTGAATTTCTCGAACGCTCGTATCCAAAAACCATGAATGCCGCTCGAAGCCAAGTTGAGGCTTTCTTAGAGGATTTAAAGAAATGGGAACGCGATCCCGAACTATATCAGCGCGATGTTACACTCAATCAGCGAATAAGCGAGCGGTTTAGGGAGCTGGTCTTAGCTTTCATTCGCAACCACCAACACATTGCGCCCGTGTATCTCACCCTTGAACTTGCCTCTGGGCGCATAGATAGTGCAGACAGCGAGTGGGTTCAGGCGGTTCTACAAAAGTATCAGCTCGTTCCCCAGGGTCTGGTATTCGAGCTATTCGATGATTGGAATTTTCATGAGCCTGCGCTTCCTGCTTTTGTTACGCGCGGGCTTTCAGACAACTCTCTCCGTTTTGCTCCGGACGATGTAGTCTCCATTAAAATTCTCCCAGTTTACGCAGCCATGGCCTACAATCGTGCGCGTTATTTAGAAGCTGCGGGACGACAACAATAGGGAGTCTAGCCTGGCGATGTCAATCGATGTCAATAAAAGACGTAGCAGCTATGCTGGAGACGAATCCAGCAAAGGGCCCAACAAAGTCTCTCACCCAAAACGCTTCGCCCAGAATTGCTGGAGCAAGAGCAACTGTTCTTTTCGGCCAACTATTTGCATAGGATTATTAAATAACTAGTTTAGCGCTAACTGCAGCTAATATGAGACTTAGCGCTAAAAAGAGCAAGTGGCTTTTTAGCGCTAAGTATACATAATAAGCCACTTAGCGCTTTAATGATAGCGCTGCTAGGTGAGGTGCCATTAGGGGTCGTCCGGACACATTCACTAACACATCAGCTATGATATTTGTGCATACTTATGTGCAATAGCCGTCCCACTTAAAAGTCCAACCGCCTAGTAGGTGTATTAGTAGAACTATCACTGGCCTAGCAGTAAGTTATTAACAATTCTACCAAATCTACAGATGCCTTGGCTCGCATAGTTCCGGCACGTTAATTGCTCCGGCATCTATGAAATACGATTAATGTTGTATCATTGAGTAATTGTGGCCTTGATAAGCACTGAGATCAGTCTATGTATATTGCTGGGCTACATCGCAAACTTATAGCCAACTCAAGGGGATCTGGCGTAATAGAGATGCTCGTCACCCTGGGAGTGACTAGCATTGTGCTTTCGATCTACGTGGCCAATCTAACCTCCCTTAGGGATCCTCTACAGGATGGCGCCTCGTCCCTCGTAGGTTTCTTTAAGCTCGCTAGAGCCCGTGCAATATCCACCACATCCGCCGTACTAATAGAACCGGGCGCCGCTGGCAGAATTACCGCTAGCACTGCCACAAACTGTAATGCCGCAACATTTGACCCCATACCCAATCTCTTTCTCGACATGCCTCCGGGAATTACTACGCCGGACACCACCTGGAGCGTTTGCTTTTCTCCTCGCGGCTTAGCAGACGATAGCCCAATGGTTTACTTAAGCGACGGCGAGGGGCGATATAAACAACTAGAAGTTTTTCTCGGCGGAGCAGTGAGATTGCAATGAAAAGCGAACAGGGTAGCTCACTCCTAGAAGTAATGGTGTCAATAAGCATACTGGGCCTGGTAATGGCAGGGATAATGCCGGCATTTGTCTACCACACTCGCTTTAACACCCAGAGTGAACTTCGCACAGATGCAATAATGGCAGCTCAATTTGTTCTAGATCAAATCCGACTACAAGATCCCAATACGCTGCCGACATCCGGCTCTACAGGCCCAACAGGCGTAAATATTGGGGACAGACTTTTTAACGTGACCAACTACTACTGTGAAGACGCAGATTATTGTGCATCCGCTAACAACCGACACATTAGAGTAGAGGCCGCATACAACAACTCGGTAATTTATGACGTCGAAACAGTTTTTACACAGCTCCGATAAAGGGTTCACCTTAGTCGAGCTCCTCGTATCGACTGCTCTTGGGCTGCTGATAACAGGCTCAATAATCTCGGTAACTATGAGCAGTCGAAACCTCTATCAGTACGACATAATCCGCACAAGGCTAAACCAAGAACTTCGCAGCTCCCTAGACGTATTGGGGGCAAACGTGCGCGAAGCGGGAGAAAATTTGAGCTCTACCTTCGATGCAATAGTCTTAACAAACGGAACGGGCATAAATAATTCAGACGAACTAGTATTGCGACGAAACCTAAAAGACGAAGTACTGAAAGTCTGTCAACCAATTGCTGCTGCGAGCTCGACAACGTCAATCTATTTCGCCGACTCAAGTGCCACGGCTGGTTGCGCCTACACAGATAACACCTACGCCTACTCCGTTTGGCAAACCTATCGCAATGAGCAAGACGGCGTAGTGAGGGCGTTTATTTATAATCAATCGACGAGACAAGGAGAGTTTTTCAACTACATTTCCGAAACCGATACCGGCACTGAACTAATTATTCAGAAAAGTGCTGGAGCATGGCAATACGATTACCCAGTGGAGTCCTCGGCAGTATATTTGCTCGAAGAGTGGCATTTTAGCCTACAAGAACACGATCTCGGCGATAACTACCTAGAAGTAATCGAGAATGGCGATGACGCGAACCCACTTAACATAATGTATGGGCTAGCCAACTTTCAGGTGCGTGCGGTTATGGCAGATGGAACAGTAAAAAATGAACTCGACATTGCAGACCGGTGGACCGATTTGCAGGCACTCGACATCACAGTGAGCGCTGAAGATTCCTGGAAAGATCGCAACATAAACAAGACTATCACCAGCCGCTTCTTTCCCCGCAATGTATTGTCAAACTAAGGTGTAAAATGAGATGCCGCAGACCTAAAATAAGAGGTTTCATGACAAACACAAAAGATAAAGGTTTTGTGCTAGTTTCTACCATGTTGCTAATTACTGTATTGCTAGCAATGATGGGTGCGTATTTTACGACAACCAGAGTTGAGCTAGCAACCACGCGCTCCACACACAATAGCATTAAAGGTTTTTACGCTGCCGAGGCTGGCCTAAATTTGCGAGCAGAGGAAATTAGGCAAGTATTCGTGGGCTACAATAGGCCAGATGGAACTAGTCCCACAGAAGATGAGGCATGTGAAGGTTCAAACCTAGGTAGTGGGGATTTCGCATGCGAGGTATTTGACGTCGGGAACCACCTAGCAACCACCTATATAACAGAAGAGCCAGATAATCCGATCATTACGACAATTCCACCGGGCGAGCGCTACCAAAATCTTAACGCGCAGGAATATCGCTACACCGTGCGCTCAGTCGCCTCAAATTCCGCCACAGAAGTGGAGGCCATTCTTGACCTAAAGTTTAAGAGCCGCTTGGTTCCACTATTCCAGTTTGTAGCATTTTACAACAAGGATTTGGAAATTCTTCCCGGTCCGACAATGAATTTAAGTGGGCCAGTGCATACAAACGGGGACTTATATCTAAACGCGGAGACTGCGCTCAACATAACTGGACAGGTTACTACCGCTGGCTCTCTGTTTCGCGGTCGAAAGAATACAAATCTTTGTAACTCTAAACCAGTTACAGTAAAAGACCCAATTAACCCCCTTTCGCTAGTGCCATCTTGTTCCACGAGAGTTACTATTACCAATAGTCAAATAGTTCCATATAACGGAATGATTCAGATGGACGTAACATCTCTAACTGTCCCAGAACCAGAAGCATTGGATGCAGATCCAGGCAGGATATATTGGGACAAGGCAGACTTGAGAATAGTGCTCGAACTAGATGTCGGCAATAACCCCATTGGCATACAAGTTAGAAACAACGACGATACAATTGATAATGCAAAAACCACTGATTTAAATACTTGCCCAGGTCTTATAAGTGGCAAAGTTGTAAACACTGGCATCTCATTCTTTAACAACAGAGAAGGGAAATTAATTAGAATGCTTGAAATCGACATGGTTGGTCTTCTAAACTGCATCGACGATGAAAGCTTGTTTGGCGCTGGCAAAGGCCTCGATGACGATAGCGAAGGCGGAATAGTGTTCCATTTCACAGTTAAAGGGCCGGACTCCGCCAGTACGGCAAACAATTATGGAGTAAGGATACGCAATGCAGATCAACTTCAGGGAGCTAGCGGCTCGCCGCTCGTAAAGGGCATGACAGTGGTAAGCGACCAGGCAGTTTATACTCATGGACACTACAATCGAACTAACAAAATACCCGCGGCAATTTTAGCCGATTCAATTAATATCTTGTCTACCAACTGGAATTTAAACGATGCTGCTAGTCTTAACCCGGACACAAATACTAGAATTGCCGCTAATACTACCGTTTATACAGCAATTTTAGCGGGCACAGATACGACTGGTGACATCGAGGGTGTCGGCGGACAAGGCGGTGCGTACAATGGCGGTCTCGAAAATTATCCGCGCTTTCATGAAAAGTGGACATCTAAAACGCTCACATATCGAGGCTCTTTTGTAAGCCTAAACCTTCCACGACACGTGTCGGGAAAATGGATATACGGCAATCCGCAGTACCAAGCGCCAAATAGAAACTGGGACTACGATACCGACTTTAACGACGCAGCAAAACTGCCCCCACTAACCCCGAGATTTGTGTATTTAAGCCAGGAACTCTTCGTGCGCGAGTGGGAACAATAGTATAAGGCAACCGATAGTTGATATATCTGCATCTAATCACGGTATAGGGGCCTATAGTTCGATACACCGTCTAAGATTACATCGCCCAAAACCGCAGATACTACAGCACTATGGTAAATGCTTCAGCACTGGCTTATTGGAGTGGCAGTCGGTATTCAAGAGACGCCGTAGATCGAGTCTGCAAGGAAATAGACGACAAACGCCTGGCACTACGTCTCGAATGCAAAGCAGATGGAACTCTTTCAATTCGACTCTCTACTAGGGCGGCAACTATAGGACAAGGACATTTTCCAACAGTAATTCGCTTTTTTCAGGACGTCGTTCAATCCTGGACAGGTAAACCCCTAATAGGCACGGCAATAATTTGGCTAGAGGATGGCTTGCATAAGTGGCACGCTCAGTATCGGCGCCGTACTCCCATTTTAGCTTTTGGGCGACGCCGAATTGATAACCAAACGTTTTTAATTCCCGATCCGGCCTTTATGCAGGATTGTGGGTATAGAGAAGAATTTGCACAAATTCGCGACATTGAAAGAGAAATTCCATGGCACGCAAAGCAAAAAACCGTATTTTGGCGAGGAGCTGCCTCGGGTCACGCCTGCGAGTCTGAGAACTTCCAAAATGCTCCACGGATTGCCCTTGGAATCTTGTCAGATAAAGTTGGCGACCCTAGCAGACTCGATGCCTATATTTCCAGCGTTCCAGATTATGCCGAAAAGCATAAGTCAGAGCGCATT from Deltaproteobacteria bacterium includes these protein-coding regions:
- a CDS encoding type II secretion system protein, which produces MKSEQGSSLLEVMVSISILGLVMAGIMPAFVYHTRFNTQSELRTDAIMAAQFVLDQIRLQDPNTLPTSGSTGPTGVNIGDRLFNVTNYYCEDADYCASANNRHIRVEAAYNNSVIYDVETVFTQLR
- a CDS encoding prepilin-type N-terminal cleavage/methylation domain-containing protein, with the protein product MTSKQFLHSSDKGFTLVELLVSTALGLLITGSIISVTMSSRNLYQYDIIRTRLNQELRSSLDVLGANVREAGENLSSTFDAIVLTNGTGINNSDELVLRRNLKDEVLKVCQPIAAASSTTSIYFADSSATAGCAYTDNTYAYSVWQTYRNEQDGVVRAFIYNQSTRQGEFFNYISETDTGTELIIQKSAGAWQYDYPVESSAVYLLEEWHFSLQEHDLGDNYLEVIENGDDANPLNIMYGLANFQVRAVMADGTVKNELDIADRWTDLQALDITVSAEDSWKDRNINKTITSRFFPRNVLSN
- a CDS encoding pilus assembly PilX N-terminal domain-containing protein, giving the protein MTNTKDKGFVLVSTMLLITVLLAMMGAYFTTTRVELATTRSTHNSIKGFYAAEAGLNLRAEEIRQVFVGYNRPDGTSPTEDEACEGSNLGSGDFACEVFDVGNHLATTYITEEPDNPIITTIPPGERYQNLNAQEYRYTVRSVASNSATEVEAILDLKFKSRLVPLFQFVAFYNKDLEILPGPTMNLSGPVHTNGDLYLNAETALNITGQVTTAGSLFRGRKNTNLCNSKPVTVKDPINPLSLVPSCSTRVTITNSQIVPYNGMIQMDVTSLTVPEPEALDADPGRIYWDKADLRIVLELDVGNNPIGIQVRNNDDTIDNAKTTDLNTCPGLISGKVVNTGISFFNNREGKLIRMLEIDMVGLLNCIDDESLFGAGKGLDDDSEGGIVFHFTVKGPDSASTANNYGVRIRNADQLQGASGSPLVKGMTVVSDQAVYTHGHYNRTNKIPAAILADSINILSTNWNLNDAASLNPDTNTRIAANTTVYTAILAGTDTTGDIEGVGGQGGAYNGGLENYPRFHEKWTSKTLTYRGSFVSLNLPRHVSGKWIYGNPQYQAPNRNWDYDTDFNDAAKLPPLTPRFVYLSQELFVREWEQ